In one window of Agrobacterium larrymoorei DNA:
- the hisB gene encoding imidazoleglycerol-phosphate dehydratase HisB produces the protein MAERTAEISRKTNETSVSVRVNIDGTGTAKISTGVGFFDHMLDQLSRHSLIDMEIDVKGDLHIDDHHTVEDTGIAIGQAIAKALGDRKGITRYASLDLAMDETMTKAAVDISGRPFLVWNVNFSAPKIGTFDTELVREFFQALAQNAGITLHILNHYGANNHHIAETCFKAVARVLRSATEIDPRQAGRIPSTKGMLA, from the coding sequence ATGGCAGAGCGCACAGCCGAGATTTCCCGCAAGACCAACGAGACCTCCGTCTCAGTCCGCGTGAATATCGACGGAACCGGTACGGCAAAGATTTCGACGGGCGTCGGTTTCTTCGACCATATGCTGGACCAGCTGAGCCGCCATTCCCTCATCGACATGGAGATCGACGTGAAGGGCGACCTTCATATCGACGATCACCACACAGTCGAAGACACCGGCATTGCCATCGGTCAGGCCATCGCCAAGGCATTGGGTGACCGCAAGGGCATCACCCGTTACGCCTCGCTCGATCTCGCCATGGACGAGACGATGACGAAGGCCGCCGTCGATATTTCGGGTCGTCCGTTCCTCGTCTGGAACGTCAATTTCTCCGCGCCGAAGATCGGCACATTCGATACCGAACTGGTGCGTGAATTCTTTCAGGCGCTGGCGCAGAATGCCGGTATTACCCTGCATATTCTGAACCATTACGGCGCGAACAACCATCATATCGCCGAGACATGCTTCAAGGCGGTTGCCCGCGTGCTGCGCAGCGCCACCGAAATCGACCCCCGGCAGGCAGGCCGCATTCCTTCGACGAAGGGCATGCTGGCCTGA
- a CDS encoding DUF2628 domain-containing protein: MISYLVFEAPGGPDRDHRTTRFIPDRFSWLALFFPWLWFAIHRVWWVAIVIVVLQVAAGQVSQLEGFGVTGLLVAVAIGLIAGFEGRNILQHSLTTKGWTLKGMVVAPSLSAAEEMYFSNLPTSEQPNNLVPQPEWKTRATTGGFMTNDPAGSFQFDLNGRR, encoded by the coding sequence ATGATATCTTATCTGGTTTTCGAAGCACCGGGCGGCCCTGACAGGGATCACCGCACCACGCGGTTCATTCCGGACAGGTTTTCCTGGTTGGCGCTGTTTTTTCCCTGGCTCTGGTTCGCGATCCATCGGGTCTGGTGGGTGGCAATCGTAATCGTCGTCCTTCAGGTGGCCGCCGGGCAGGTGTCCCAGCTGGAAGGCTTTGGCGTTACCGGTCTGCTCGTGGCGGTCGCGATTGGGCTGATAGCCGGATTCGAAGGGCGCAATATTTTGCAACACAGCCTAACGACCAAGGGCTGGACCTTGAAGGGCATGGTTGTCGCCCCCAGCTTATCGGCAGCGGAAGAGATGTATTTCTCCAACCTCCCGACAAGCGAACAGCCGAATAATCTGGTCCCTCAGCCCGAATGGAAAACAAGGGCCACCACGGGTGGTTTCATGACGAACGATCCGGCTGGTTCGTTCCAATTCGATTTGAATGGAAGGCGCTGA
- the hisH gene encoding imidazole glycerol phosphate synthase subunit HisH: MRVAIIDYGSGNLRSATKAFERAAREAGIDATIDLTDKPERVASADRIVLPGVGAYADCRAGLDAVDGMHDALLDVVEKKAHPFLGICVGMQLMSSRGLEKTTSEGLGWIEGDVVEMTPSDPALKIPQIGWNTLELHHPHPLFDGVKTGADGLHAYFVHSYHLAAKHAQDVIATTSYGGAMTAFVGRDNKAGAQFHPEKSQTLGLAIISNFLRWKP; the protein is encoded by the coding sequence ATGCGTGTGGCAATTATCGACTATGGCTCCGGCAACCTGCGCTCCGCCACCAAGGCGTTCGAGCGTGCGGCGCGTGAAGCCGGTATCGATGCGACGATAGATTTAACAGACAAGCCCGAGCGCGTAGCCTCCGCAGACCGCATCGTTCTGCCGGGTGTCGGCGCTTATGCCGATTGCCGGGCCGGTCTCGATGCCGTCGACGGCATGCATGACGCGCTTCTCGATGTGGTGGAAAAAAAGGCCCACCCCTTTCTCGGCATCTGCGTCGGAATGCAATTGATGTCATCGCGCGGGCTTGAAAAGACCACCAGCGAAGGTCTCGGCTGGATCGAGGGCGATGTTGTCGAGATGACGCCTTCCGACCCTGCCCTCAAAATTCCGCAGATCGGTTGGAATACGCTGGAGCTGCACCACCCTCACCCGCTCTTCGATGGCGTCAAGACCGGTGCCGATGGCCTGCATGCCTATTTCGTCCACTCCTATCATCTGGCGGCAAAGCACGCTCAAGACGTCATCGCCACCACCAGTTATGGCGGCGCGATGACGGCTTTCGTCGGTCGTGACAACAAGGCTGGCGCTCAGTTCCACCCGGAAAAGAGCCAGACGCTCGGCCTCGCCATTATTTCGAATTTCCTGCGCTGGAAGCCCTGA
- the hisA gene encoding 1-(5-phosphoribosyl)-5-[(5-phosphoribosylamino)methylideneamino]imidazole-4-carboxamide isomerase, with amino-acid sequence MILFPAIDLKDGQCVRLKLGDMDQATVYNTDPGAQAKAFEDQGFEWLHVVDLNGAFAGQTVNGEAVDAILKSTKNPVQLGGGIRTLDHIEAWLSRGLARVILGTVAVRDPVLVLEGCKRFPGQVAVGIDAKGGKVAVEGWAEASELGVIELAKRFEGAGVAAIIYTDIDRDGILAGINWSSTLELADAVSIPVIASGGLASIDDIKRMLEPDAAKLEGAISGRALYDGRIDPAEALALIKGARA; translated from the coding sequence ATGATCCTTTTTCCCGCAATCGACCTTAAAGACGGCCAGTGCGTTCGCCTGAAACTTGGCGATATGGACCAGGCCACCGTCTACAACACAGATCCCGGCGCGCAGGCGAAAGCCTTTGAAGATCAGGGTTTCGAGTGGCTACATGTGGTGGATCTGAATGGTGCCTTTGCAGGCCAGACAGTCAACGGCGAAGCAGTCGATGCCATTTTGAAATCCACCAAGAACCCGGTGCAGCTGGGTGGCGGCATTCGCACGCTGGATCATATAGAGGCGTGGCTGAGCCGTGGTCTCGCCCGCGTCATTCTCGGCACCGTTGCCGTACGTGATCCGGTTCTGGTTCTGGAAGGCTGCAAGCGCTTCCCCGGACAGGTCGCCGTCGGCATCGATGCCAAGGGTGGCAAGGTTGCGGTGGAAGGCTGGGCGGAAGCGTCAGAACTCGGCGTCATTGAACTGGCCAAGCGCTTCGAGGGCGCTGGCGTTGCCGCGATCATCTACACGGATATTGACCGTGACGGCATTCTGGCCGGGATCAACTGGTCCTCCACGCTCGAGCTTGCCGATGCGGTTTCCATTCCCGTCATCGCTTCCGGTGGCCTTGCCTCCATCGATGACATCAAGCGCATGCTGGAGCCGGATGCGGCCAAGCTCGAAGGCGCGATTTCCGGTCGTGCGCTCTATGATGGCCGGATCGATCCGGCTGAGGCGCTGGCCTTGATCAAGGGAGCGCGCGCATGA
- the hisF gene encoding imidazole glycerol phosphate synthase subunit HisF, with protein sequence MTLKARIIPCLDVKDGRVVKGVNFVDLIDAGDPVEAAKAYDAAGADELCFLDITASSDNRETIFDVVSRTADHCFMPVTVGGGVRAVSDIRKLLLCGADKVSINSAAVKDPDFVAQAADKFGNQCIVVSIDAKKVSGTSEADRWEIFTHGGRQPTGIDAVEFAIKMVERGAGELLITSMDRDGTKSGYDIALTRTIADQVRVPVIASGGVGTLDDLVAGVKDGHATAVLAASIFHFGTYSIGEAKAYMADHGIAMRLD encoded by the coding sequence ATGACGCTGAAAGCTCGAATTATTCCTTGTCTTGACGTCAAGGACGGTCGCGTTGTCAAAGGCGTCAACTTCGTTGACTTGATCGACGCGGGCGATCCCGTTGAGGCGGCTAAGGCCTATGATGCGGCTGGTGCCGATGAGCTTTGCTTTCTCGATATCACTGCGTCCTCCGACAATCGCGAAACGATTTTCGATGTGGTTTCGCGCACGGCAGACCATTGCTTCATGCCGGTTACGGTTGGCGGTGGTGTGCGTGCGGTTTCCGATATTCGCAAGCTGCTGCTGTGCGGTGCCGACAAGGTTTCGATCAATTCGGCAGCGGTGAAAGACCCGGATTTCGTGGCGCAGGCTGCCGACAAGTTCGGCAACCAGTGCATCGTCGTTTCCATCGATGCGAAAAAGGTATCGGGTACGAGTGAAGCGGATCGCTGGGAAATCTTTACCCATGGCGGTCGTCAGCCTACCGGCATCGATGCGGTCGAGTTCGCCATCAAGATGGTCGAGCGCGGCGCTGGCGAATTGCTGATAACCTCGATGGATCGCGACGGCACCAAGAGCGGTTACGACATCGCGCTGACTCGCACCATTGCCGATCAGGTTCGCGTTCCCGTCATCGCTTCCGGCGGTGTCGGCACGCTGGACGATCTGGTGGCGGGCGTGAAGGACGGTCATGCGACCGCGGTTCTCGCCGCTTCCATTTTCCACTTCGGCACATATTCCATCGGTGAAGCCAAGGCCTATATGGCCGATCACGGCATCGCCATGCGTCTCGATTGA
- a CDS encoding phosphoribosyl-ATP diphosphatase: protein MSGFSLSDLERIVAERASASPEQSWTAKLFAAGQSKAAKKLGEEAVETVIAAISNDRKNLTDEAADLLYHLLVVLKIADIPLTEVFAELERRTGQSGIQEKASRPQT, encoded by the coding sequence ATGAGCGGGTTTTCCCTTTCCGATCTCGAACGCATCGTCGCGGAACGCGCCAGCGCCTCGCCGGAGCAGTCCTGGACCGCAAAGCTCTTTGCCGCAGGCCAGAGCAAGGCTGCCAAAAAGCTGGGTGAAGAGGCGGTTGAAACGGTGATTGCGGCAATCTCTAACGACCGAAAAAACCTGACCGATGAGGCAGCAGACTTGCTGTACCACCTCCTCGTCGTGCTCAAGATCGCCGATATCCCCCTGACCGAGGTTTTCGCCGAGCTGGAACGCCGCACCGGCCAGTCCGGCATTCAGGAAAAAGCATCAAGGCCCCAGACATGA
- the coaA gene encoding type I pantothenate kinase, translated as MARTGGQGMPTTLDHFRPDEYSPYHFFSSEEWSKFRADTPLTLSADEVKRLRSLNDPIDLDEVRRIYLSLSRLLSSHVEASQLLFAQRNRFLNMGNVNKTPFVIGIAGSVAVGKSTTARILKELLARWPSSPKVDLITTDGFLYPNDVLRRENLMDRKGFPESYDIGALLRFLSAIKAGQPDVQAPRYSHLVYDVLPNEFTTIDRPDILIFEGINVLQARNLPAGGRIVPIVSDFFDFSIYIDADEKIIHNWYVNRFMNLRNTAFRDPSSYFNRYASISEAAALAIAEGLWENINLKNLRENIVPTRPRADLILRKGENHLIDMVALRKL; from the coding sequence ATGGCACGCACGGGGGGACAAGGCATGCCAACAACACTCGATCATTTCCGGCCAGATGAATATTCGCCATACCACTTCTTCAGCTCGGAAGAATGGTCGAAGTTTCGCGCCGATACGCCGCTGACGCTCTCCGCCGACGAGGTCAAACGGCTTCGCTCTCTGAACGACCCCATCGATCTCGATGAGGTCCGGCGCATTTATCTTTCGCTCTCACGCCTTCTCTCTTCCCATGTGGAGGCTTCGCAGCTGTTGTTCGCGCAGCGTAACCGCTTCCTCAATATGGGGAATGTGAACAAGACACCGTTCGTCATAGGCATTGCCGGTTCGGTTGCCGTTGGAAAATCCACCACGGCCCGTATTCTGAAAGAGCTTCTGGCGCGCTGGCCCTCCAGCCCCAAAGTCGATCTCATCACCACGGATGGCTTTCTCTACCCGAACGATGTTTTGCGGCGTGAGAACCTGATGGATCGCAAGGGCTTTCCGGAGAGCTATGATATCGGCGCTCTGCTGCGCTTCCTCTCCGCCATCAAGGCCGGACAGCCGGATGTTCAGGCGCCGCGTTACTCGCACCTCGTTTATGACGTGCTACCGAACGAATTCACCACCATCGACAGGCCGGATATTTTGATCTTCGAAGGCATAAATGTGCTTCAGGCGCGTAATCTGCCAGCTGGGGGACGGATCGTGCCAATCGTGTCGGATTTCTTCGACTTCTCCATCTATATCGATGCGGACGAGAAGATCATTCACAACTGGTATGTGAACCGCTTCATGAACCTGCGAAACACCGCGTTCCGCGACCCCTCTTCTTACTTCAATCGCTATGCGTCGATTTCAGAAGCGGCGGCCCTAGCCATTGCAGAAGGGCTTTGGGAAAACATCAACCTGAAGAACCTGCGTGAAAACATCGTTCCGACAAGGCCGCGCGCGGACCTTATTCTCCGCAAGGGCGAAAACCATCTGATCGACATGGTGGCGCTGAGAAAGCTTTAG
- the arfB gene encoding alternative ribosome rescue aminoacyl-tRNA hydrolase ArfB, which translates to MASAPLYISSRITIAGWELTEQFVLAGGPGGQNVNKVSTAVQLFFSVTDSPALSDRIKTNLIKLGGRRVSKEGVLMIEANQFRTQERNREDARERLKELILKAAEPPPPPRKATKPTKGSVERRLKAKSGRSDIKKMRGKPGSD; encoded by the coding sequence ATGGCCAGCGCCCCGCTTTATATCAGCAGCAGAATTACGATTGCCGGATGGGAACTGACGGAGCAATTCGTGCTGGCTGGCGGGCCAGGCGGGCAAAATGTCAACAAGGTCTCGACAGCGGTGCAGCTGTTCTTCAGCGTGACAGATAGTCCGGCCCTGTCGGATCGTATCAAGACCAATCTTATCAAACTCGGCGGCAGGCGCGTCTCGAAAGAGGGCGTGCTGATGATCGAGGCCAACCAGTTTCGCACGCAGGAGCGTAATCGCGAAGATGCGCGGGAGCGGCTGAAAGAGCTGATCCTCAAAGCAGCCGAGCCACCCCCACCGCCGCGCAAGGCGACGAAGCCGACCAAGGGTTCAGTCGAAAGGCGATTGAAAGCGAAATCCGGTCGCTCCGACATCAAGAAGATGCGCGGCAAGCCCGGTTCTGATTAA
- a CDS encoding phosphoenolpyruvate carboxykinase translates to MKELGVHNPENGVSALGLGDAAFVHYNLIESELYEAAIRNGEADVTVDGALRAVTGQHTGRSPKDKFVVRDGNTEDKIWWDNNKPLSPEHFEILHKDMLAHAAGKTLYVQDLIGGADEENALPTRVVTELAWHGLFIRNLLIRPARETLANFSQKLTIINLPSFKADPARHGCRTETVIACDLTKGLVLIGGTSYAGENKKSVFTVLNYLLPAKGVMPMHCSANVGPAGDAAVFFGLSGTGKTTLSADPARTLIGDDEHGWGEHGIFNFEGGCYAKAIKLSAEAEPEIYAATRRFGTVLENVVLDENRVPDFNDNSLTENTRSAYPLHFIPNASDTGIAGHPKTIIMLTADAFGVLPPIARLTPEQAMYHFLSGYTAKVAGTEKGVTEPEATFSTCFGAPFMPRHPAEYGNLLRDLIAKHNVDCWLVNTGWTGGAYGIGKRMPIKATRALLTSALTGELKNAEFRTDANFGFAVPTSLEGIDNSILDPRSTWADGAAYDAQAKKLVSMFVTNFTKFEDHVDSTVRDAAPGLLAAAE, encoded by the coding sequence ATGAAGGAACTCGGAGTACACAATCCTGAAAACGGGGTATCTGCACTCGGTCTGGGCGACGCCGCTTTCGTGCATTACAACCTCATCGAGAGTGAATTGTACGAAGCAGCGATCCGTAACGGTGAAGCAGACGTGACCGTGGATGGTGCACTTCGCGCAGTCACCGGCCAGCACACCGGTCGTTCGCCGAAGGACAAGTTCGTCGTTCGCGATGGCAACACCGAAGACAAGATCTGGTGGGATAACAACAAGCCGCTTTCGCCCGAGCATTTCGAAATCCTGCACAAGGACATGCTGGCGCACGCAGCCGGCAAGACGCTGTATGTTCAGGATCTGATCGGCGGCGCCGACGAAGAGAACGCTCTTCCGACCCGCGTTGTGACTGAGCTTGCCTGGCATGGCCTCTTCATTCGCAACCTTCTGATCCGCCCTGCGCGTGAGACGCTTGCAAACTTCAGCCAGAAGCTGACGATCATCAATCTGCCAAGCTTCAAGGCCGATCCGGCCCGCCATGGCTGCCGCACGGAAACCGTGATTGCCTGCGACCTGACCAAGGGTCTTGTCCTGATCGGCGGCACGTCCTATGCCGGTGAAAACAAGAAGTCTGTCTTCACCGTGCTGAACTACCTGCTGCCTGCCAAGGGCGTGATGCCGATGCACTGCTCGGCCAATGTTGGTCCGGCTGGCGATGCGGCTGTCTTCTTCGGCCTTTCCGGTACTGGCAAGACCACGCTTTCGGCTGATCCTGCCCGCACGCTGATCGGCGATGACGAGCATGGCTGGGGCGAACACGGCATCTTCAACTTCGAAGGCGGCTGCTATGCAAAGGCCATCAAGCTTTCTGCCGAAGCCGAGCCTGAAATCTACGCCGCGACCCGTCGTTTCGGCACGGTTCTGGAAAACGTCGTTCTCGATGAGAACCGCGTCCCTGACTTCAACGACAACTCGCTGACGGAAAACACCCGCAGCGCCTATCCGCTGCACTTCATCCCGAATGCATCGGACACGGGCATTGCCGGTCATCCAAAGACGATCATCATGCTGACGGCTGACGCTTTCGGCGTGCTGCCTCCGATTGCGCGCCTGACACCTGAGCAGGCCATGTATCACTTCCTCTCCGGTTACACGGCAAAGGTTGCCGGTACGGAAAAGGGCGTGACTGAGCCGGAAGCAACCTTCTCGACCTGCTTCGGCGCTCCTTTCATGCCGCGCCATCCGGCAGAATACGGCAACCTGCTGCGCGACCTGATCGCCAAGCACAATGTCGATTGCTGGCTGGTCAACACCGGCTGGACCGGCGGTGCCTACGGCATCGGCAAGCGTATGCCGATCAAGGCAACCCGTGCTCTGCTGACGTCCGCACTGACCGGCGAACTCAAGAACGCCGAGTTCCGCACCGACGCCAACTTCGGCTTTGCGGTCCCGACCTCGCTCGAAGGCATCGACAACAGCATCCTCGACCCGCGTTCGACCTGGGCCGATGGCGCAGCTTACGACGCACAGGCGAAGAAGCTGGTTTCCATGTTCGTCACGAACTTCACCAAGTTCGAAGACCATGTCGACAGCACCGTGCGCGATGCAGCCCCAGGCCTGCTGGCCGCTGCCGAATAA
- the chvI gene encoding two-component system response regulator ChvI gives MQTIALVDDDRNILTSVSIALEAEGYKVETYTDGASALDGLIARPPQLAIFDIKMPRMDGMELLRRLRQKSDLPVIFLTSKDEEIDELFGLKMGADDFITKPFSQRLLVERVKAILRRASSRDAAIPGASPLKPTADQQARTLERGQLAMDQERHTCTWKGEPVTLTVTEFLILHSLAQRPGVVKSRDALMDAAYDEQVYVDDRTIDSHIKRLRKKFKLVDNEFDMIETLYGVGYRFREAA, from the coding sequence ATGCAGACAATTGCGCTAGTAGACGACGACCGGAATATTTTGACTTCGGTTTCGATCGCGCTCGAAGCGGAAGGCTATAAGGTCGAAACGTACACGGATGGCGCGTCTGCGCTGGATGGGCTGATTGCGCGTCCGCCGCAGCTGGCGATCTTCGACATCAAGATGCCCCGCATGGACGGCATGGAGCTCCTGCGTCGTCTGCGCCAGAAGTCCGATCTCCCCGTGATCTTCCTCACCTCCAAGGATGAGGAAATCGACGAGCTGTTCGGCCTGAAGATGGGTGCGGACGATTTCATTACCAAACCTTTCTCGCAGAGACTTCTGGTGGAGCGCGTCAAGGCCATCCTTCGCCGCGCGAGCAGCCGCGACGCAGCCATTCCCGGCGCAAGCCCGCTCAAGCCAACGGCGGACCAGCAGGCGCGCACGCTGGAGCGCGGACAGCTGGCCATGGACCAGGAACGCCATACCTGCACCTGGAAGGGTGAGCCCGTGACGCTGACCGTCACCGAATTCCTCATCCTTCATTCACTGGCCCAGCGCCCCGGCGTGGTAAAAAGCCGTGACGCACTTATGGATGCGGCCTATGATGAGCAGGTCTATGTGGATGACCGCACCATCGACAGCCACATCAAGCGGCTTCGCAAGAAGTTTAAGCTGGTCGATAACGAGTTCGACATGATTGAAACCCTCTATGGTGTGGGCTATCGCTTCCGCGAAGCGGCGTAA
- a CDS encoding sensor histidine kinase → MLNKTQDSVSDISDADERESGRRHRIHPLTIIRRIFGNAVFSSLTRRILFFNVAATVVLVGGILYLNQFREGLIDARVESLLTQGEIIAGAISASASVDTNSITINPEKLLELQAGQSITPVPNDEDLSFPINPERVAPVLRRLISPTRTRARLFDADANMLLDSRHLYSRGQVLRYDLPPVTPETQTWSDWFASLFNRMLQPSSLPLYKETPGGDGSIYPEVMNALTGVRGAVVRVTEKGELIVSVAVPVQRFRAVLGVLLLSTQAGDIDKIVHAERLAIMRVFGIATLVNIVLSLLLSSTIATPLRRLSAAAIRVRRGAKAREEIPDFSARQDEIGNLSIALREMTNALYDRIDAIESFAADVSHELKNPLTSLRSAVETLPRAKTEESKQRLTEIIFHDVRRLDRLISDISDASRLDAELARADSSPVDLEVLLNSLVEISRQISAKKKSVTIDYVADHKAGVKTSYVVNGHDLRLGQIVTNLIENARSFVSQDGGRIFVHLLRQKDRCLVRVEDNGPGIQAEDIDRIFERFYTDRPASEGFGQNSGLGLSISRQIAEAHGGTLRAENIIDKYGVISGARFTLSLPAAHTHER, encoded by the coding sequence TTGTTGAACAAGACGCAGGATAGCGTATCGGATATTTCCGATGCCGACGAACGCGAGAGCGGGCGGCGGCACCGGATTCATCCTTTGACGATTATCCGGCGCATCTTCGGCAATGCCGTCTTCTCCAGCCTTACCCGCCGCATCCTGTTCTTCAACGTTGCCGCGACCGTGGTTCTGGTTGGCGGTATTCTCTACCTCAACCAGTTCCGCGAAGGTCTGATCGACGCGCGCGTCGAGAGCCTGCTGACGCAGGGCGAAATCATCGCCGGCGCGATTTCGGCGTCCGCATCCGTCGACACCAACTCGATTACCATCAACCCTGAGAAGCTGCTGGAACTTCAGGCCGGTCAGAGCATAACGCCTGTTCCAAATGACGAGGATTTGAGCTTTCCGATCAATCCGGAACGGGTCGCGCCGGTCCTTAGACGCCTGATCTCCCCTACCCGCACACGCGCCCGTCTTTTCGACGCGGACGCGAATATGCTGCTCGATTCCCGGCATCTCTATTCCCGCGGTCAGGTACTTCGCTACGATCTTCCGCCGGTTACGCCTGAAACCCAGACGTGGAGCGACTGGTTCGCAAGCCTGTTCAACCGCATGCTTCAGCCAAGCAGCCTGCCGCTTTACAAGGAAACGCCGGGCGGTGACGGATCGATCTATCCCGAAGTCATGAACGCCTTGACCGGTGTGCGCGGCGCTGTGGTGCGCGTTACCGAGAAGGGTGAGCTTATCGTTTCGGTTGCCGTTCCGGTGCAGCGCTTCCGTGCGGTTCTGGGCGTGCTGCTTCTCTCCACGCAGGCTGGCGATATCGACAAGATCGTCCATGCGGAGCGTCTCGCGATCATGCGCGTTTTCGGCATTGCGACATTGGTCAATATCGTGCTGTCGTTGCTCCTGTCCTCCACCATCGCCACACCGCTGCGCCGCCTGTCTGCTGCGGCCATTCGTGTTCGCCGGGGTGCCAAGGCGCGTGAGGAAATTCCGGATTTCTCCGCGCGTCAGGATGAAATCGGCAATCTTTCCATTGCCTTGCGCGAAATGACCAATGCGCTCTACGACCGCATCGATGCCATTGAAAGCTTCGCAGCCGATGTGAGCCACGAGCTCAAGAACCCGTTGACCTCGCTTAGAAGCGCCGTTGAAACGCTTCCCCGGGCAAAGACGGAGGAATCCAAACAGCGCCTGACGGAAATTATTTTCCACGATGTTCGCCGTCTGGACCGTCTGATCAGCGATATTTCCGATGCCTCGCGCCTCGATGCCGAACTTGCCCGCGCCGACTCCTCGCCGGTCGATCTGGAAGTGCTTCTCAACAGCCTTGTTGAAATCTCCCGCCAGATCAGCGCCAAGAAGAAGAGCGTCACCATCGATTATGTTGCCGACCATAAGGCTGGTGTCAAAACCAGCTATGTCGTCAACGGCCACGATCTGCGCCTTGGTCAGATCGTTACCAACCTGATCGAGAACGCCCGCTCCTTCGTTTCGCAGGATGGTGGGCGTATCTTCGTTCATCTGCTGCGCCAGAAGGATCGCTGCCTCGTTCGCGTCGAGGACAATGGCCCGGGCATTCAGGCGGAAGATATCGATCGGATTTTCGAACGTTTCTACACCGACCGCCCGGCAAGCGAAGGCTTCGGCCAGAATTCAGGCCTCGGCCTCTCCATCAGCCGCCAGATTGCCGAAGCCCATGGCGGTACGCTGAGAGCAGAAAACATCATCGACAAGTATGGTGTGATTTCCGGTGCCCGTTTCACGCTGTCCCTGCCAGCCGCGCATACGCATGAGCGCTGA
- a CDS encoding HPr kinase/phosphorylase, whose product MSADRTNVHGTAIVIGDTGLLFVGPSGSGKSELAFSFLTEAERCGLRAALISDDQVFISLQNGAVLAERPEVIAGLMELRGSGIVSVNSVPSAALHYAITPVPHPQSPRLPPEEEWLELPFDTRLPLIRIPLASITPYGKFAALAQNLFKAKGM is encoded by the coding sequence ATGAGCGCTGATCGCACCAACGTCCATGGCACAGCCATCGTCATTGGCGATACCGGCCTTCTGTTCGTAGGCCCTTCCGGAAGCGGCAAGAGCGAGCTGGCTTTCAGTTTTCTGACAGAAGCGGAGCGTTGCGGATTGCGCGCTGCCCTCATCTCCGACGATCAGGTGTTCATTTCATTGCAAAATGGCGCGGTTCTTGCCGAAAGGCCGGAGGTGATTGCCGGGCTGATGGAGCTGCGTGGCAGTGGCATCGTTTCGGTCAACAGCGTTCCGTCTGCCGCTCTTCACTACGCGATAACGCCCGTGCCTCACCCTCAGAGCCCGCGTCTTCCGCCGGAAGAGGAGTGGCTGGAACTGCCGTTCGATACCCGGCTGCCACTGATCCGGATTCCGCTTGCCAGCATCACGCCCTATGGAAAATTTGCTGCACTTGCTCAGAATCTCTTCAAGGCAAAGGGAATGTGA
- a CDS encoding PTS sugar transporter subunit IIA has translation MIGLVLVTHGKLAEEFRHAVEHVVGPQKLIETVCIGPEDDMDQRRQDIIDAVTRANDGNGVIILTDMFGGTPSNLAISVMSSGSVEVIAGVNLPMLIKLAGIRSEDNMEKALQEASDAGRKYINVASRVLSGK, from the coding sequence ATGATCGGACTAGTGCTTGTCACTCATGGCAAGCTGGCTGAGGAATTTCGCCATGCTGTCGAGCATGTGGTCGGACCTCAGAAGTTGATCGAGACCGTGTGCATCGGCCCCGAGGACGACATGGATCAGCGGCGGCAGGATATTATCGATGCCGTAACACGCGCCAATGACGGCAATGGCGTCATCATCCTGACAGACATGTTCGGCGGCACACCCTCCAATCTCGCCATCTCCGTGATGAGCAGTGGCAGCGTGGAAGTCATTGCTGGCGTCAATCTTCCCATGTTGATCAAGCTTGCGGGCATCCGCAGCGAAGACAATATGGAGAAGGCCTTGCAGGAGGCCTCGGATGCTGGCAGAAAATACATCAACGTCGCCAGCCGCGTTCTCAGCGGCAAATAA
- a CDS encoding HPr family phosphocarrier protein, which translates to MSSLSRELLIINKRGLHARASAKFVQMVEGFDAAITVSKDGMTVGGTSIMGLMMLAASPGCTVLVEASGNQAEEALAALEALVADRFGEEL; encoded by the coding sequence ATGTCATCTCTTTCGCGGGAACTGCTGATCATCAACAAGCGCGGCCTGCACGCGCGCGCATCCGCGAAGTTCGTACAGATGGTGGAGGGCTTCGATGCCGCCATTACCGTATCGAAGGACGGCATGACCGTCGGCGGGACTTCCATCATGGGATTGATGATGCTTGCGGCGAGCCCCGGCTGCACCGTTCTGGTCGAAGCCAGCGGCAATCAGGCGGAGGAAGCGCTTGCGGCACTGGAGGCCTTGGTGGCTGACCGCTTCGGCGAAGAACTTTGA